The following are encoded together in the Sphingomonas insulae genome:
- a CDS encoding sterol desaturase family protein has protein sequence MLLAVTLSALAMTLIVGVRYLIVSGAFAAATRLRHPGLYRGLDAQMRREVTWSLASAAIYGIPAGVLAWGWKAHGWTRVYADVHAYPLWYLPVSVALYLVLHDTWFYWTHRWMHRPAVFKAAHAVHHASRPPTAWAAMAFHPIEAVTGAVAIPLLVLAIPIHVGALGFVLAVMTVMGVTNHMGWEVFPRFMWRGALGGWLITASHHQRHHEQYGCNYGLYFRFWDRLCGTDRGIGDFARSHSRAAARHGVADGRPAARGGAGPGRGADRPA, from the coding sequence ATGCTGCTCGCCGTCACCCTGTCCGCCCTGGCGATGACGCTGATCGTCGGCGTGCGTTACCTGATCGTCTCGGGCGCGTTCGCGGCGGCGACGCGGCTGCGGCACCCCGGCCTGTATCGCGGGCTCGATGCGCAGATGCGGCGCGAGGTCACCTGGAGCCTCGCCTCCGCCGCGATCTACGGCATCCCGGCCGGCGTCCTCGCCTGGGGGTGGAAGGCGCATGGCTGGACGCGGGTGTACGCCGACGTCCATGCCTATCCGCTCTGGTACCTGCCGGTGTCCGTCGCGCTCTACCTCGTCCTCCACGATACGTGGTTCTACTGGACGCATCGCTGGATGCACCGGCCCGCGGTGTTCAAGGCGGCGCATGCGGTCCACCATGCCAGCCGCCCGCCGACCGCCTGGGCGGCGATGGCGTTCCACCCGATCGAGGCGGTGACCGGTGCTGTGGCAATTCCGCTACTGGTGCTGGCAATTCCGATCCACGTCGGCGCTCTGGGCTTCGTGCTGGCAGTCATGACGGTTATGGGCGTCACCAATCACATGGGTTGGGAAGTTTTCCCGCGGTTCATGTGGCGGGGGGCATTGGGGGGATGGCTGATCACCGCCAGCCACCATCAACGCCATCATGAACAATATGGATGCAATTATGGGCTCTACTTCCGGTTCTGGGATCGTCTGTGCGGCACCGATCGCGGCATCGGTGACTTCGCGCGGTCGCATTCCCGGGCGGCGGCGCGCCATGGCGTGGCGGATGGCCGCCCTGCTGCCCGCGGCGGCGCTGGTCCTGGGCGCGGCGCCGATCGCCCGGCTTGA
- a CDS encoding DUF2141 domain-containing protein has protein sequence MAALLPAAALVLGAAPIARLDVGVDHMRSAKGLLRVCLTADPDNFPACVDDADAITRNVPASAHAMRFEGLPLGNYAVAVIHDENSNAKLDTFAGVPREGFGFSRNPVIRFGPPRFAAARFTVTSDANQQQITMRYIF, from the coding sequence ATGGCCGCCCTGCTGCCCGCGGCGGCGCTGGTCCTGGGCGCGGCGCCGATCGCCCGGCTTGACGTCGGCGTCGATCACATGCGCTCGGCCAAGGGGCTGCTGCGCGTCTGCCTGACCGCCGATCCGGACAATTTCCCCGCCTGCGTCGACGATGCCGATGCGATCACCCGCAACGTGCCGGCCAGCGCGCACGCGATGCGGTTCGAGGGGCTGCCGCTCGGCAATTATGCCGTGGCGGTGATCCACGACGAAAACAGCAATGCCAAGCTCGACACGTTCGCCGGCGTTCCGCGCGAAGGGTTCGGCTTTTCGCGCAATCCGGTGATCCGTTTCGGGCCGCCGCGCTTCGCCGCCGCCCGCTTCACGGTGACGAGTGATGCAAATCAGCAACAGATCACGATGCGTTACATCTTCTGA
- a CDS encoding MipA/OmpV family protein, which yields MPLALAAAATFAAPALAQDVQGLPPSTGSVASTAAEFDLDRDSVTIGAAGVYLTDYEGSNDYRWTPAPAAIGSIKGFSFTLAGNRLSVDLIPNQPGPTWDLQAGPIGVVNFNRNSLKNIDDPRVRALGKVDTAIELGGYVGIGKTGVITSPYDKLSVTVSYRHDVANAHDSGIWQPSVNYITPLSPKAAVALFGSAERAGRGYATTYFSVSPTQTVASGLPTYNARGGWKNYTLGGLATYSITGNLLKGFKIVAGGTYRRMLNDFADSPLVSIAGSKNQWLGAVGLAYTF from the coding sequence ATGCCGCTCGCGCTCGCGGCCGCCGCAACCTTCGCCGCACCGGCGCTCGCGCAGGACGTGCAGGGCCTGCCGCCCAGCACCGGTTCGGTGGCGAGCACGGCGGCGGAATTCGACCTCGATCGCGACTCGGTCACCATCGGTGCCGCCGGCGTCTATCTGACCGATTACGAAGGGTCGAACGACTATCGCTGGACGCCGGCACCGGCCGCGATCGGATCGATCAAGGGCTTCAGCTTCACCCTCGCCGGCAACCGCCTCAGCGTCGACCTGATCCCCAATCAGCCCGGCCCGACGTGGGACCTGCAGGCAGGGCCGATCGGCGTCGTCAATTTCAACCGCAACAGCCTGAAGAACATCGACGATCCCCGCGTCCGCGCCCTCGGCAAGGTCGATACCGCGATCGAGCTGGGCGGCTATGTCGGCATCGGCAAGACCGGCGTCATCACCAGCCCCTATGACAAACTGTCGGTGACCGTCAGCTATCGTCACGACGTCGCCAACGCGCACGACAGCGGTATCTGGCAGCCGAGCGTGAACTACATCACGCCGCTCAGCCCCAAGGCGGCGGTCGCGCTGTTCGGTTCGGCCGAACGGGCGGGCCGCGGCTATGCCACGACCTATTTCTCGGTTTCGCCGACGCAGACGGTCGCCAGCGGCCTGCCGACCTACAATGCCCGCGGCGGGTGGAAGAACTACACGCTCGGCGGCCTTGCCACCTATTCGATCACCGGCAACCTGCTGAAGGGGTTCAAGATCGTCGCCGGCGGCACCTATCGCCGCATGCTCAACGATTTCGCCGACAGCCCGCTGGTCAGCATCGCGGGTTCGAAGAACCAGTGGCTCGGCGCCGTCGGGCTCGCCTACACCTTCTGA
- a CDS encoding anti-sigma factor encodes MPAPDDIDMEGADMGGPDMTAAELALGLLEGDARDAALRRLVRDPAFAADVEQWRDWLAALFADWPAVAPPAAVATRIEASLNRMHGGVAANDNGSRWRMLAVATSIAACLLLVVTAMLAMRPAPVPVRVPVAVAGPAPLIAAMAPTGKGTPVAAAYDATSGTVRIAGAVDVPAGRSAELWAIHGTNAPRSLGVVADATSAVLNVPASLRGAMAADTVLAISIEPAGGSPTGAPTGPVVAAGKLLG; translated from the coding sequence ATGCCGGCACCTGACGATATCGACATGGAGGGCGCCGACATGGGCGGCCCCGACATGACGGCGGCCGAGCTGGCGCTGGGCCTGCTGGAGGGCGACGCGCGCGACGCGGCGTTGCGCCGGCTGGTGCGCGATCCGGCGTTCGCGGCGGACGTGGAGCAATGGCGCGACTGGCTGGCGGCGCTGTTCGCGGACTGGCCGGCGGTGGCACCACCCGCCGCGGTGGCGACGCGGATCGAGGCGTCGCTGAACCGGATGCACGGCGGCGTGGCGGCGAACGACAATGGGTCGCGCTGGCGGATGCTGGCGGTCGCGACGAGCATCGCGGCATGCCTGTTGCTGGTGGTGACCGCGATGCTGGCGATGCGGCCCGCACCGGTGCCGGTGCGCGTGCCGGTCGCGGTGGCGGGCCCGGCCCCGCTGATCGCGGCGATGGCGCCGACCGGCAAGGGAACGCCGGTCGCCGCCGCCTATGACGCGACGAGCGGGACGGTGCGGATCGCGGGCGCGGTGGACGTGCCGGCGGGACGATCGGCGGAATTGTGGGCGATCCATGGTACGAACGCGCCGCGATCGCTGGGCGTAGTGGCCGATGCAACCAGCGCGGTGCTGAACGTGCCGGCGTCGCTGCGCGGTGCGATGGCGGCGGACACGGTGCTGGCGATCTCGATCGAGCCGGCGGGCGGGTCGCCGACGGGCGCGCCGACCGGGCCGGTGGTGGCGGCGGGCAAGCTGCTCGGCTGA
- a CDS encoding sigma-70 family RNA polymerase sigma factor produces the protein MPQTDESSLNSARAALVEALIRTGQDDRDAFRTVYTMTSAKLFGICLRICVDRQGAEDVLHDVYITIWNRAGAYQPGRASPISWLATIARNRAIDWRRRQGRNRAAPVDEADSVPDGTLRQDDALLAAEASARLHQCLEAIEQRQRGAIRSAFFGGLTYAELAERQAVPLGTMKSWVRRGLLALRGCLDAGT, from the coding sequence GTGCCGCAAACCGATGAATCCAGCCTCAATTCTGCCCGGGCGGCATTGGTCGAGGCGTTGATTCGCACCGGTCAGGACGACCGCGACGCCTTTCGCACCGTCTATACGATGACATCGGCGAAGCTTTTCGGGATATGCCTGCGTATCTGCGTCGACAGACAAGGCGCCGAGGACGTGCTGCACGACGTATATATCACGATCTGGAACCGGGCGGGCGCGTATCAGCCGGGACGCGCGAGCCCGATTTCGTGGCTGGCGACGATCGCCCGCAACCGCGCGATCGACTGGCGGCGACGCCAGGGGCGCAACCGGGCGGCACCGGTCGACGAGGCGGATTCGGTGCCGGACGGCACGCTGCGGCAGGACGATGCGCTGCTCGCCGCGGAAGCCAGCGCGCGGTTACACCAGTGCCTGGAGGCGATCGAGCAGCGCCAGCGCGGGGCGATCCGCAGCGCGTTTTTCGGCGGGCTGACCTATGCCGAATTGGCGGAGCGACAGGCGGTGCCGCTGGGCACGATGAAATCCTGGGTGCGCCGCGGGTTGCTCGCGTTGCGGGGGTGCCTCGATGCCGGCACCTGA